GAGAATTTAATATAGAATTTAAtgtgacatttttttttgtttatatattttaaaatttgattaaaagtaATGAAAATATCAAGtgataaaaataacaataatataaataaccAAAAACTAACTATTATAAAACTCCAAAACACATATCTAGTCTTCTCTCAGTAAGGATATTTTAAGATCCATTTTcgtctatatattttatatattttaacaatcctataaaaatgtatatatataaaatgtggaTGAATAAGAACAggtaaaattttatgtatttcaACATTTTTTACATGTTAAGATTTTATTCATTTTGATGCccataaaaatgtatatatataaaattgtggacatttatatatatatacatttttcatgTCCATGTCCACATTTTTTCACATTTTAGTGTTAATGTccacaattaatatataactttatCATCCACATTTTGATGTCCACGTCCAtatctttttctatatatatatatgttaatatatatatatatatcaatatggATATTAAAAGatagataattttatatataatccaatatgataattatttttattttatgtattataaaatttgagaTAAAAGTTAATTAAAACTTGATATCAATGGATCAATTTGAAATAAAACTTGGTCTCTATTGTCTTTTACACACGACATTCATCCTCTCTCTCATCCAGGGACATAAATGTCACAAATAAATACAGCACATCAAATATGTGTCTGACCAGCAACAAATGTCTTATTGTGTTAAAAAAGAGAACAATGTGTCCTATAACGTAACTCACTCTACTCCTGAAAAAATTACTTTCTAGGACACATTTTGACTTTACAATATCACAATAAGACACATTCAACTTGCAACACACATTATGCTTGTATAATGTCCATGATACCCTTTTGACCAACACCTCACCCTCTTtacctttttacttttttttgtgctttagttgtttttttgttttaatttggtgatatagaaaaaacagagaaagtCACTTTCCCAAATACGTTCCCAATTCACAAACCtaatcttaatttttagattttctaTGGTTGCAAATTCTTTTATCATTTTCTCACCCTAATCAATTTTAGTCTCCCATCCATGAATCATAATCACTTTCATCTCCACACTAATCTGTTTCGTATGCGTCGTCTCTGAGCCACCGGCCCACCGTTGAACAAAGCTCCGCACACCTGCTCCCGTGAGCAACTGATTTCGACATGCAAGGTTAGTTTACTTTTTGGCTAATTTGGGAACTCTTTGTTAAAGCAATTTCAGTCAAGATTATTGGATATGAAAAAATCTTATATCGAGTGTTGTTCATAAACTAAATCTCATCTCTTATTTGATTGCAATTGGTTAAATCTGTAGTAACTAcccaaaaaattgaaactttttcAGATATTGTGGATGTGCTGGAGTTATCACATCACCAAGATGTTTCGTGAAACCACACAAAGAAGAAAGTTATGGTGAGTTGTGCTTTTTTCAATTCAACACCAATAGAATTTGATTCTAACAAAGCTTGTGAAATTCTTGTGTATATGTGTGTTTTGTCATGTGAAAGAATGGATGATTTTAATGGGAGCAAAAAAGAGTAAAGATAAGTCCATGAATCTACACGTATGGTTTCCAATAAGCTCAGAAAAAGAGGTATCTCTTACTTTTTCTCAGGTTTTGAGTTAGGCTTCTGTTAGCTTATGTAGTGtgtcaaaacaattttttttcaatttacgTTTGAAAGCTTATGTTTTTTGGGGTTGTGCATGAAAGCTTATGTTTTTGTAATTGTTAGTCGAATGTGAACCTTGTTTTTTAGTCATCTATTATTCATGTCTTAGTGTCCATGtccataatttatttataattctaTTATCTACACTTAGATATCCATGTCCACATTTTTTCTGTATATATGTtaatagatatatatgataatgGATGTTAAAAGATAGAGAATTTAATATAGAATTTAAtgtgacatttttttttgtttatatattttaaaatttgattaaaagtaATGAAAATATCAAGtgataaaaataacaataatataaataaccAAAAACTAACTATTATAAAACTCCAAAACACATATCTAGTCTTCTCTCAGTAAGGATATTTTAAGATCCATTTTcgtctatatattttatatattttaacaatcctataaaaatgtatatatataaaatgtggaTGAATAAGAACAggtaaaattttatgtatttcaACATTTTTTACATGTTAAGATTTTATTCATTTTGATGCccataaaaatgtatatatataaaattgtggacattttatatatatatacattttttcatGTCCATGTCCACATTTTTTCACATTTTAGTGTTAATGTccacaattaatatataactttatCATCCACATTTTGATGTCCACGTCCAtatctttttctatatatatatatgttaatataatatatatatcaatatggATATTAAAAGatagataattttatatataatccaatatgataattatttttattttatgtattataaaatttgagaTAAAAGTTAATTAAAACTTGATATCAATGGATCAATTTGAAATAAAACTTGGTCTCTATTGTCTTTTACACACGACATTCATCCTCTCTCTCATCCAGGGACATAAATGTCACAAATAAATACAGCACATCAAATATGTGTCTGACCAGCAACAAATGTCTTATTGTGTTAAAAAAGAGAACAATGTGTCCTATAACGTAACTCACTCTACAAGCTGCCTCGGTCTTGATCCTGATACCCGATTACTATTATagatgatttatttattttccccGAGGCAAAGATAAACAGAAGAGTTCAAGGAGACCCCAAGAGCTTCTTTTAAGAGACAAACCCTAAAATTTGAGGGGAAGACGATTACTCCTCGGATCAAACCAAAGATAAAGAGGAGAGAAGTAGCTTCAAATGGAGAAGCTCTTTTACAAGTCCCAAAAGCGGTAAAGCTCCTCTCCTTCCTTGCTCGCTCAATTTTGTTGTTGCGCTCAGTTCTGTAGTCACTCAATCAACCCTGCATGCAAATGttaaaagtttcgattttttttgtaatgatcTCATCCTCAGGTTGGGCGTCTCGTCTCCTTCAGTtcgagaaggagaagaaagagtTGTTACCAGAGGAGAAGACATGATAAGCTTATTACCTGAACCGTTGTTATGTCACATTCTCAGCTTTCTCACCACTGAACAAGCGGTTTGGACAAGTGTTCTGTCTTCTAGATGGAGACATCTCTGGAAATGGGTTCCTAGGTTAGAATTAGACAGCTTTGATTTCACTAATGACAAGGTCTGTGTTGATTTCATCCACAAGTTTCTGGCTTTCCAAGGCAAGCCCTACTTGCGTGAGTTCAAATTAACCATTGACCACGATGCCTTTGATCGTGATAGTGAGGTTTCTCTTTACGAGCCGTGTCTCGGTAGAGTGGATATGCGGAAGCTCGAACGTTTCCAAGTCGAGAATCGGTTTGGACGTGGTGCCTTTGATGACTTCCGGACACCCTTAACACTCTCCGTGTGTGACGCATTGGTCTGCTTAAAGCTCCATTTCGTTAGGCTGAATGATGACTTGGAGTCTCTTTCCTTGCCCTGTCTCAAGGTCATGTTCTTGGAAGACGTTGTTATGCCTAGCGACGCGGCTGCAGAGGCGCTCATCTCTTGCTCTCCGGTTCTAGAAGTCTTGAAAATATGCCTTAGTAGAGAAGATTTTGTGGTAGCTTTACGTGTCTGCTCGCTGTCGCTAAAGAGCTTCACTTTAAAACGAGTGGAACCTATTTATCCTCGTGGACATTCAGTTTTGATTGATGCACCGAAGCTTGAGTATCTGAGTCTCATGGATTTCTACCATTTCAGAAGCTTTGAGATAATCAGCAAGGCTGAGTCTTTCAAGGTTGATATCGATGTCGAGTTTGAGCCGATGACTGATTACTTGTCGGAACAGAAGATCATCGACAATCTTCTCAACAACTTTTCAGGTGTTAAAGATATGACCATGTCATGGAGAACTCTGAAGGTAATATAAATTCTATGACAAGCTCTAAACTTTCCCAttgtcattgtttttttttttatctaactttGTTTGTGATCTTCTCTTTTGTTACAGTTTATTAATAGTTTCTATCAGACGAACCCACTCCCCAAATTTCATGGCTTGACTCGTTTGCGTGCCACTATGCGCTTAAACGCATCCCCTGAATTATTGCCAATCGTTCTCAAAAGCTGCCCCAATCTGAAACACTTGACATTGGTAACAATTTGGCTTAAACTTTTTCAAGTTCTGAGATCAGTAAGGTATATTTATCTGGTCAGTCCTTGATTTGAATTGTGTGCGGTTTGTGTTTGCAGGAATTGTTTGTTAATTATCCAATCAGATGGCGGTCTGAACTCTCCACTGTGCTGCCTCGTTGTTTGGTGTCGTCTCTTGAATCTGTTGAAATGGAAAGCCCGGTCACGGAGATAGCTACTGAACTGGATTTGGCTAGATACTTTATGAAGAACTCGACTACACTAAAGAAGCTCGTGCTACATTTGGATGAGTCTACTGGAGATCAACACAAGCCTGGTGTCTTGGAACAACTCGTAAAATTTTCGAAGCGCTATAGTTTGTGTCTATTCGAAGTTCTTCCAGTTGTTCCAGCTCCGAATCCATTGCCTCCGGGGTATGTTTATGTAAAATCCAATAGGTTCTAAAGCTAGAGTTGAAGATGGAACTAGTTGGCTAAGCCTTATGCTTGATTCCCATGGCTTCCCTTTTTCCCTTTTTTCTCCTTTCTGTGTGAGGTGGTACTACTGGTATGGCTTAAGACTCCATTTGGTTTGGTTGAATGATTTCGAGTCTCTTTATTAAACTGTCTCAAGATTATGTTCTTAGGATATGTTATTATTTCCAACGCAAATCTCATGCTGTGGTTTGATTATAAACCGTTTGATAATGACGTTTGTGCCTCTTCTACTTCACTGTAGCACTTGTTGAGTTTGTGATCAATACAAGTTCTTTGGTAATGGTTAATATTTAATGTGAACGTTGACTGGACCCGTACCTAATGGGTTATGACTAAGAAATTTAAATACCAATAAGTTAAAGCTGCAAGATGCATCCAACTTTGTTTATAAAAACAAGAAAGGTCAAAGATAACAAGGAGGGTTTCAGAAATATAGACGACGGGGTTTCATCTTCAACCTCCGGTGAGTTACTTTCTCCATGCTTCTACTTTACTCGGCAAAAGTTTTTATAGTTTAAACAATATGAGCATATgatcatttgatttttttttacaggtCGTTCTCTCTCTGAAAGTCAAAGAAAAGTTATGCAAGGAGGAAGAAGTGGAACAAGTGGTGAAGACAGGATAAGCATATTGCCTGAACCGTTGCTATGTCATATACTCAGCTTTCTTACTACCAAGGAATCTGTTAGGACAGGAGTTTTGTCATCTAGATGGAGAGATCTCTGGCTATGGGTTCCTAGATTAGATCTGGACAAATCTGACTTTTCAGAGGAGAACACCTGCGTGAGTTTTATCGATAAGTTTCTCAATTTCCGAGGAGAGTCCTACTTGCGTGGCTTCAAGCTAAACACTGACCACGATGATGAAGAGTCCAACTCTTCAGTGGACGCATGCCTGACCCGAGTGGTTAACAAGTGTAAGATTCAGCATTTCGAAATCAAGAACTACTTTGGGTTTTGCTACCTTGAGATGCCTCTAGTCTTTTCGATGTGCGACACATTGGTCAGCTTGAAACTCAGCTTCGTGATCATGAGTGATTACGACAACCAGTCTTGTTCTTTACCATGTCTCAAGGCTTTTCACTTGGAAAAAGTTGGATTCACCAGCGACGAGGCTGCAGAGGCACTAATCACTTGCTCTCCGGTTCTCAAGGATTTAAAAATGAGCCAGAGTAAGTATGACTATGTAGAAGTCTTACGCGTCCGCTCCAAGTCGCTAAAGAGCTTCACTCTCGAACGGGCGGATAATGATCGTGTTGAAAATAGTTTGGAGACAGTTGTGATGGATACTCCGAGTCTCGAGTATCTGAATCTCATTGATTACCAATACACATGCTTCGAGATAGTTAGTGTGAGTGAATCTGTCAAGTTTGATATCGACGTGGTATCCTATACTCTTAATTTTATAACCTTTGTTTCATATGCTAGAGATATGACCATCTCAAGGAGGACTATTGAGGTATATATATCTCTTAACTTTTCCATGCACACTGATTGATCTCTTTCACTTGAGAGTTTTATACTAAAATGGTATACACTATCTTGCAGTACATCTATCGTCACCTGGAAATAAACAGACGATCCAAATTTCATGGCTTGGCTCGTCTCCGTGCTACTATGTTCTTAAACACCTCTGCAGCGATGTTGCCAATTATTCTTGAGGCATGCCCGAATCTTAGACACCTCACCTTGGTGATGATTTTTTTTGCCTACTACTACTTTTGCAAGTTTGTACACATTGTTTCTTGACTTTTCACCCACTCAACTTTTGTTTCTATGTCCTTTGTTTTTGGCGTTTGCAGGAACTGGTTCATGATTTTCTGGTGACGGAGGGGACAAGTAGACTTCTGAATCTATTTCCTCCTTCTTTGGTATCGTCCCTTGAATCTGTTGATATCGAAAGCCCGATCACGTATAAAGCAACGGAACTGGAGCTGGTTAGATACTTTCTAGAGAACTCAACAAAACTCAAGAAGATTGTTGTGCGTTTGAACCAGTCTTGTCTGAGAAAACACAAACCGGGTCTGTTGAAACAACTCTTTGAATTTCCGAGATGCTCTGGTTTCTGTCAGTTCTTCATTCTTTGACATATGTTTGAACTTGGATTATTGTTATTGTGATATAGTCTTAAAACTTTTGTATACACCCTGAGTAATTAATGTCAATGATATGGTTTCAATAATGAAAAAGATGATCCCAGACCGTTGAAGAGATCCATTTTATATTTGCGTTTCCATTTCCAAATGGCTAAGCACTAATACAATTTGGGGTAAgtacaaacaacaacaaaactcaAACATCACAAAAAATGTTTACATAAACACTACAATAcaacaattttaaattaaaagtatgAAAATTTTCGATTATGCAAATCATATTTAGAAACTACTCATATATTCATACAAACATACAATTCAGAATACAAcgttcaaaataataattataatatttaacatttaaaaaccaaaatgatTAACCCctagtttgaataaaaagtGCAGCTAAATACTCTTGAGTAGATTGTATACTTTGTAATAATCTAATTTTCTACAACTTTTGTTGAATAATtctaacaaatttttaaattctaaatataaatatatattaagttgttatatatatataattaatactttatatattttggtattcATTCGGTTCTTAGATCAATTCTAATTCAATATTTATTCAGTTTGGTTTCAGTTCGACTAAGCGGTTCTGGTTTTTTTTTGCCTAAGGCCTAAACATAGCCATACAGTTAGCTATTATTCACTCAATTTCTTTCCGAGAGGGAAAGAAAAACAAGGAGAGGCCATAGGAACATCGCAAACCCTAAAATTTGAGGGGAAGACGATTAACTCGGATCAAATCAAAGAAAGAAGTAGCTTCAAATGGAGAAGCTCTTTTATAAGTCCCAAAAGCGAAAGCGGTTAAAGCTCTTCtcctccttccttccttccttacTCGCTCAATCTTGTTTCTGAAGTTtcgattttttgttttttgtttttgcaataATCTTATCAGGTTACGTGTCTCGTCCACTTCGATTCGAGAGGGAGAAGAACGAGTAGGAAAAGATCTGATTAGCTTGTTACCTGAACCGTTGCTATGTCACATACTCAGCTTTCTCACCACTGAGCAAGCGGTTTGGACGAGTGTTTTGTCCTCTAGATGGAGACATCTCTGGAAATTTGTTCCTAGGTTAGAACTAGACAGCTTTGATTTCACTAATGACAAAGTCTGTGTTGATTTCATTCACAAGTATCTGGCTCTACAAGGCAAGCCCTACTACTTGCGTGAGTTCAAGTTGACCATTGACCACGATATCTTTGACAGTGAGGCTTCTCTTTACGGGCCGTGTCTCGGCGGAGTGGATATGCGGAGGCTTGAAACTTTCCAAATCAAGAATAAGTTAGGACGTGGTG
This genomic stretch from Raphanus sativus cultivar WK10039 chromosome 3, ASM80110v3, whole genome shotgun sequence harbors:
- the LOC130509384 gene encoding FBD-associated F-box protein At5g18780-like codes for the protein MHPTLFIKTRKVKDNKEGFRNIDDGVSSSTSGRSLSESQRKVMQGGRSGTSGEDRISILPEPLLCHILSFLTTKESVRTGVLSSRWRDLWLWVPRLDLDKSDFSEENTCVSFIDKFLNFRGESYLRGFKLNTDHDDEESNSSVDACLTRVVNKCKIQHFEIKNYFGFCYLEMPLVFSMCDTLVSLKLSFVIMSDYDNQSCSLPCLKAFHLEKVGFTSDEAAEALITCSPVLKDLKMSQSKYDYVEVLRVRSKSLKSFTLERADNDRVENSLETVVMDTPSLEYLNLIDYQYTCFEIVSVSESVKFDIDVVSYTLNFITFVSYARDMTISRRTIEYIYRHLEINRRSKFHGLARLRATMFLNTSAAMLPIILEACPNLRHLTLELVHDFLVTEGTSRLLNLFPPSLVSSLESVDIESPITYKATELELVRYFLENSTKLKKIVVRLNQSCLRKHKPGLLKQLFEFPRCSGFCQFFIL
- the LOC108839019 gene encoding F-box/FBD/LRR-repeat protein At5g18770, whose translation is MEKLFYKSQKRLGVSSPSVREGEERVVTRGEDMISLLPEPLLCHILSFLTTEQAVWTSVLSSRWRHLWKWVPRLELDSFDFTNDKVCVDFIHKFLAFQGKPYLREFKLTIDHDAFDRDSEVSLYEPCLGRVDMRKLERFQVENRFGRGAFDDFRTPLTLSVCDALVCLKLHFVRLNDDLESLSLPCLKVMFLEDVVMPSDAAAEALISCSPVLEVLKICLSREDFVVALRVCSLSLKSFTLKRVEPIYPRGHSVLIDAPKLEYLSLMDFYHFRSFEIISKAESFKVDIDVEFEPMTDYLSEQKIIDNLLNNFSGVKDMTMSWRTLKFINSFYQTNPLPKFHGLTRLRATMRLNASPELLPIVLKSCPNLKHLTLELFVNYPIRWRSELSTVLPRCLVSSLESVEMESPVTEIATELDLARYFMKNSTTLKKLVLHLDESTGDQHKPGVLEQLVKFSKRYSLCLFEVLPVVPAPNPLPPGYVYVKSNRF